The Chitinophaga niabensis genome segment TGCACCGGTGCCGAAAACCCGCCGGCTCCTATATAGATCATTGGCGGCCGCCTGCGTTATCTTACTCCTGTCTATCGGCGGATGGCTGTTTTATTCCTATAATGCCATTACCTCTGATCAGCCTGCAGCATCCATCCATACAAAAAAGAGTGGTATCCGGTTAACGCTGGCAAATGGGCAACACATCAATCTGTCTACGGAGGAAGGCGCCATTCAAACCGATGATGTTCAGCTGACAAATAATAATAAGACTCTTACCTATGCTTTGGCAGATGAAGGGGCCAGCCGGAAAGAGATCAACCGTTTAACGGTTCCCGTCGGCATGGATTATAAGATTGCCTTGAGCGATGGCACAGAGGTGTGGCTGAATGCAGCTACGGAGTTGGAGTTTCCCTTCGCTTTCACCGGCAGTACCCGTGAAATCACCATCAATGGCGAAGCCTACCTGAAAGTGGCAAAGCATGCCGCCAAACCTTTTGTCGTACACCTACCACACAGCACTGTACAGGTACTAGGGACGGAGTTTAATGTGAATACCTATGATTCAGGTGTGGTGAAGGTCGCCCTGGTCAATGGAGCGGTGAAACTGAAGGCTCCTGCCGGTGAAAGCATTCTTTCTCCCGGCAAAGAAGCTATCTACCATGTTGGAAATTCTATACAG includes the following:
- a CDS encoding FecR family protein; its protein translation is MTHLTEEQEYLLLGKIGGLLNEAEEKAWETLLKENPAAQQAYDDMIQALPTDEVANSFQRIKQNAMWKDLATLYKADAPVPKTRRLLYRSLAAACVILLLSIGGWLFYSYNAITSDQPAASIHTKKSGIRLTLANGQHINLSTEEGAIQTDDVQLTNNNKTLTYALADEGASRKEINRLTVPVGMDYKIALSDGTEVWLNAATELEFPFAFTGSTREITINGEAYLKVAKHAAKPFVVHLPHSTVQVLGTEFNVNTYDSGVVKVALVNGAVKLKAPAGESILSPGKEAIYHVGNSIQQQSFDPRLALSWREGLFYFNGATLIEINKIVPRWFGITTVIDNPNILNREFVGALDRSQPIQVFLNDLKAISGIDSYIDKDSVLHFK